The sequence below is a genomic window from Spirochaetaceae bacterium.
TGGTTGCCACGGGATTGTTTAGGCTTGAATAGAACCGAGCATCATTAAGCAGGCTGTAGATTTTCCGATATAGGTTGTCTGCCATCGTAGTACTCCCACCTTGCTTGCACGGTAGTTGCAATCTGGTTGACGTGATTGTCCGCAATAAGTTCGGGAGCTACGGTCAGGACTGCTTCTTGAAACTCTGCCAGGGTAGCGCCTTCAAGGTGCAACCCCTTGATGTTGCTTTCGGATATGTATACTTCTGCCTCTGAGTCCCACACGGCCTTGATCCAGAACTGTGTCATTGAGGTACCCTCCATTAACCGGCTCCCTTATTGCACCGGGGATACGATGGAAAGGTACCTTGCATGGGAATTAAGTGCAATTGATCGACGCTGGTGGGCCATTTCGCCTTAGGGAGAGGAAGGCTAGGGGAAGGGAGGTTAGGAGTGAGGAGGGATCGAGAGGATGAGGAAAGACGTAATTATAGGAAGAGA
It includes:
- a CDS encoding DUF1902 domain-containing protein, with protein sequence MTQFWIKAVWDSEAEVYISESNIKGLHLEGATLAEFQEAVLTVAPELIADNHVNQIATTVQARWEYYDGRQPISENLQPA